In Flavobacterium enshiense, the genomic stretch TTGATGGTTTCCAGCATCCAGTACTGACTCTGTTCCTTACGTTTTTTGTCGAAGAAACCGTTTTCTTTGGTAAGTGTGAAATAGTCGGTAATCGTTTCCCAAACATCTGAAATGCCTTCGTTCGTCAGTGCACTGCAGGTGTTTGCCTTTGGAGACCAGCCTGAACTTTTTAGTGGGAACAAGTGTAACGCACGATTAAAATCGACTTTGGCCAATCGGGCACGTTTTACATTATCGCCATCGGCTTTGTTGATTACGATGGCATCGGCCATTTCCATGATTCCGCGTTTGATTCCCTGTAATTCATCTCCGGCTCCGGCCAGATTCAGCAATAAAAAGAAATCGACCATGCTGTGAACGGCAGTTTCACTCTGACCCACGCCAACGGTTTCAATCAGTATCGTATCAAATCCGCAAGCCTCACAAAGGATAATCGCTTCACGTGTTTTTCTTGCCACACCTCCCAAACTTTCACCTGAAGCACTCGGACGGATATAAGCATTTTCGTCTCTAACCAATTCTTCCATTCGGGTTTTGTCCCCCAAAATACTTCCGTGCGAAATAGAACTGCTCGGGTCGACCGCTAAAACCGCAACTTTCTTCCCAATTGAAGTCAGGTATTTTCCGAAAGCTTCTATAAAAGTGCTTT encodes the following:
- the meaB gene encoding methylmalonyl Co-A mutase-associated GTPase MeaB, with product MALKKTHPSALKENDGIEQPDSISSASVEHIQQFRRKQPSADELVANILKGDKVALSRAITLVESTSSTHLEKANEVIKGCLPHANNSLRIGITGVPGVGKSTFIEAFGKYLTSIGKKVAVLAVDPSSSISHGSILGDKTRMEELVRDENAYIRPSASGESLGGVARKTREAIILCEACGFDTILIETVGVGQSETAVHSMVDFFLLLNLAGAGDELQGIKRGIMEMADAIVINKADGDNVKRARLAKVDFNRALHLFPLKSSGWSPKANTCSALTNEGISDVWETITDYFTLTKENGFFDKKRKEQSQYWMLETINEQLKLNFYNHPEIQKLLEENKKAVQNNEISPFAAAQLLLNSYFK